One Nostoc sp. UHCC 0302 DNA window includes the following coding sequences:
- a CDS encoding IS630 family transposase translates to MSCVTEIRIKSEKKTKRSTQAGTERVLNLRLNFWDKVKHIEPENLVFLDETGALLGLTRTHARSQRGTRAYSTNPFYRGSKVTIIGAISIKEVVALMTINGSMDGIAFELFIEKFLVPNLWSGAVVVMDNLSAHKLDSIVPMIEAVGAKVICLSPYSPDFNPIELWWSQLKSFLRTFAPTTTEMVDQLISVALDLINPQHLRNWFASCCYCTS, encoded by the coding sequence GTGTCGTGCGTTACAGAAATTAGGATTAAATCGGAAAAAAAAACAAAGCGGAGTACCCAAGCAGGGACGGAGAGAGTCCTAAATTTAAGACTAAATTTTTGGGATAAGGTCAAACATATAGAGCCAGAAAACTTAGTATTTTTGGATGAAACTGGTGCTCTACTTGGGTTAACTAGGACTCATGCGCGTTCACAAAGGGGAACAAGAGCTTACTCTACTAACCCCTTCTACAGAGGCTCAAAAGTTACGATAATTGGAGCAATTAGTATTAAAGAAGTAGTTGCATTGATGACAATAAATGGTTCAATGGATGGCATTGCATTTGAATTATTTATTGAAAAGTTTTTAGTGCCAAATTTATGGTCAGGAGCAGTGGTAGTAATGGATAATTTATCCGCGCATAAACTAGATTCAATTGTGCCAATGATTGAAGCTGTCGGTGCAAAAGTTATATGTTTATCACCATACTCCCCCGATTTTAATCCAATTGAATTATGGTGGTCACAACTTAAATCTTTTTTACGTACTTTTGCTCCAACTACAACAGAAATGGTTGATCAACTAATCTCAGTTGCACTCGATTTAATAAATCCTCAACATTTAAGAAACTGGTTTGCTAGTTGCTGCTACTGTACCTCATAA
- a CDS encoding transposase family protein, translated as MILDYIQKYPLRTKQILGISYEQLQSLLNCALKRNRYIKAKQESHKIRINAAGGGRPEKLSTEEQVCLCLFYLRQMPTFQVLGMLFGVSKTEANDTFHDWIPILRDILPASLLEQVSNNESDLLFVQEVLTNFRLLVDSLEQPIYRDSDQKEQQKYFSGKKRQHTLKSLIIGIPEGKDIVEVEVGVPGPTADIKLFRQSQNKFDKSQPFSGDKGFQGGENITTPHKKKPKRELTQQQKDENKALSSNRIFIEHLIRLLKIFRIASQRFRLKLETYEQIILTVCGLVRLRIGSLVLPT; from the coding sequence ATGATTTTAGATTATATACAAAAGTATCCACTACGAACAAAACAGATTTTAGGGATTAGTTACGAACAATTGCAATCACTGCTAAATTGCGCCTTAAAACGAAATCGATACATCAAAGCTAAACAAGAGAGTCATAAAATTAGAATTAATGCGGCTGGTGGTGGTCGTCCCGAAAAGTTATCAACCGAAGAACAAGTATGTTTATGTCTATTTTATCTAAGACAGATGCCAACATTCCAAGTATTAGGAATGCTATTTGGTGTTTCCAAAACCGAAGCTAATGATACATTTCACGACTGGATACCAATTCTTCGTGATATATTACCTGCTAGTTTATTAGAACAAGTATCAAATAATGAAAGTGATTTACTATTTGTTCAAGAAGTATTAACAAATTTTAGGCTATTAGTCGATAGCTTAGAACAGCCAATATATAGGGATTCTGACCAAAAAGAGCAACAGAAATATTTTTCTGGAAAGAAGAGACAACATACATTAAAAAGTCTGATAATTGGCATACCAGAAGGCAAAGATATTGTAGAGGTAGAAGTAGGTGTTCCTGGGCCAACAGCAGATATAAAATTGTTTCGTCAATCTCAAAATAAATTTGATAAATCTCAACCCTTTTCAGGTGATAAAGGCTTTCAAGGAGGTGAGAATATCACTACTCCTCATAAAAAGAAACCAAAACGAGAATTAACTCAACAGCAAAAAGATGAAAATAAGGCTTTATCTAGTAATCGGATATTCATTGAACATTTGATTCGATTACTTAAAATATTCCGCATAGCCTCACAAAGATTTCGCTTAAAGCTTGAGACGTATGAGCAGATTATTTTAACAGTTTGCGGATTAGTTAGGTTAAGAATTGGTAGCTTAGTTCTGCCAACTTAG
- a CDS encoding peptidoglycan-binding domain-containing protein — translation MINYTNSEIRSILNGLGYKSRINSNDPNFPLSQDESDLTDQATQKAIKKFQVDYDLTVDGIVGSETSKLVRNINLGKEKW, via the coding sequence ATGATTAACTATACAAATTCTGAGATTCGCAGTATTTTGAACGGCTTAGGTTACAAAAGCCGTATTAACAGTAATGACCCTAACTTCCCTCTCTCTCAAGATGAGTCTGACTTAACTGATCAGGCAACGCAAAAAGCTATTAAGAAATTTCAAGTGGATTACGACCTTACCGTAGATGGCATTGTTGGTTCAGAAACAAGTAAACTTGTCCGAAATATTAACTTAGGAAAAGAAAAATGGTAA
- a CDS encoding Spy/CpxP family protein refolding chaperone yields MRFKFIALLLGTITAVSLAAPMQVRAAGFNLLEGVNLTPQQKAEIARITQQSEAELENMLTPKQQSLYQAYKQNPTNKSDRTAFWASFTPEQKATLRADAQAMRSTMNTFYTPEQQKQINHNLQVMVSELKAENKLPKTFYLGFWQPTARINPHQPLEVKIFNQTNIPLQYGLTTDSAKTILPGTIADINYVSLPADVLIYPYLQDTSLKYEVNTVGNTAFVTVLRITSGTPEDGSLAINRTGAIYVY; encoded by the coding sequence ATGCGATTCAAATTCATTGCTCTCTTGCTAGGAACTATTACTGCTGTCAGCCTTGCTGCACCTATGCAAGTTCGCGCTGCTGGATTCAACCTCTTAGAAGGAGTGAATCTAACTCCCCAACAGAAAGCTGAAATCGCTCGGATTACGCAACAATCTGAAGCTGAACTTGAGAATATGTTGACACCTAAACAACAAAGCCTTTACCAAGCGTACAAACAAAATCCCACCAACAAAAGCGATCGTACAGCTTTCTGGGCGAGTTTTACACCTGAACAGAAAGCTACACTCCGAGCCGATGCTCAGGCAATGCGATCAACAATGAATACGTTTTATACCCCAGAGCAACAAAAACAAATAAACCATAACTTGCAAGTTATGGTCAGTGAACTTAAAGCTGAAAACAAACTACCTAAAACATTTTATCTTGGCTTTTGGCAACCCACAGCACGAATCAATCCTCATCAACCATTAGAAGTAAAGATTTTTAACCAAACTAATATTCCTTTGCAATATGGTTTGACAACTGACTCAGCAAAAACAATACTTCCTGGAACTATTGCTGACATAAATTATGTTTCTCTTCCTGCCGATGTCTTGATTTATCCTTATTTGCAAGATACTTCTCTGAAATATGAGGTGAATACAGTTGGAAATACAGCTTTTGTAACAGTCTTGCGAATTACTAGTGGTACACCTGAAGATGGTTCACTTGCTATTAATCGCACTGGAGCAATTTACGTTTACTAA
- a CDS encoding Mo-dependent nitrogenase C-terminal domain-containing protein: MKLHKLNLLYPIRQTLNTIKISNHKQAELLCQLIPGTCPFARNIKFFNHVIAHIPPLCKLNPLYEELMGLRFRALCYLAAYKHQRLDALAKNTLALVLIKQHINHS, from the coding sequence ATGAAGCTACATAAATTAAATTTGCTATATCCGATACGACAAACACTGAATACCATCAAAATCTCAAATCATAAACAAGCCGAATTATTATGTCAACTAATTCCAGGCACTTGTCCATTTGCAAGGAATATCAAATTTTTCAATCACGTGATCGCTCATATTCCACCTTTATGTAAGCTTAATCCTTTGTACGAGGAATTAATGGGTTTGCGATTTCGCGCTCTGTGTTATCTTGCCGCCTATAAACATCAAAGACTTGATGCATTGGCAAAAAATACGCTTGCTTTAGTCTTGATCAAGCAACATATTAATCATTCTTGA
- a CDS encoding outer membrane beta-barrel protein produces the protein MKSLIKNPKIALLTGMLSLGITGTMTFSFVKSAVAAPVSQGMTGNYIGVGIAPGVTSGGHHEEAAQLGGDIQGRVTIPNTPVSVRGSFLFDDKTTATIPTITYDIPVAKNTNLYAGAGYSFIGTKGDDTPIGNRNSVVLDSGVETALNKNVIAFGDAKYGLNAYENSDADAVSFQFGVGYRF, from the coding sequence ATGAAAAGTTTAATCAAAAATCCCAAAATAGCTTTACTAACTGGTATGCTTTCACTTGGTATTACTGGCACAATGACGTTCTCATTTGTAAAATCTGCGGTTGCGGCTCCAGTTTCACAAGGTATGACAGGAAACTACATTGGTGTTGGTATTGCCCCAGGTGTTACCAGTGGTGGACACCATGAGGAAGCTGCTCAATTGGGTGGTGATATCCAAGGGCGTGTTACTATTCCTAATACACCTGTTTCAGTTCGCGGTTCATTTCTCTTTGACGATAAAACAACCGCAACGATACCAACCATTACTTACGATATACCAGTTGCCAAAAATACGAATCTCTATGCAGGTGCTGGCTACTCTTTCATTGGCACAAAAGGAGATGATACTCCTATAGGTAATCGTAATTCAGTAGTACTAGACAGTGGTGTAGAAACTGCACTGAATAAAAATGTGATTGCCTTCGGTGATGCCAAGTATGGTTTAAATGCTTATGAAAATAGTGACGCTGACGCTGTTAGCTTCCAATTTGGTGTTGGCTATCGATTTTAA
- a CDS encoding cupin domain-containing protein, with the protein MTIQQKGLLQPPGGGTSYWFAQDLYTFKAVGEETGEAYALCQVVIAPQGGGTPPHRHLQENESFYIQEGELEFHLDGQIVIATPGTFLHSPKGQLHQFTNTSSLPAKMLVWVTPAGFEKFIAEVGRPANQVISVPPLSPADLEKILTTAPKYGIEILPPPVEPVS; encoded by the coding sequence ATGACTATTCAACAAAAAGGTTTACTACAACCACCCGGTGGTGGGACTTCTTACTGGTTTGCTCAGGATCTGTATACCTTCAAAGCAGTGGGTGAAGAGACGGGAGAAGCTTATGCCCTCTGCCAAGTAGTAATTGCACCGCAAGGAGGCGGTACGCCTCCTCATCGACATTTGCAAGAAAATGAATCGTTTTATATCCAAGAGGGGGAATTAGAATTTCATCTAGATGGGCAAATTGTAATTGCAACGCCTGGTACATTTCTGCACTCTCCTAAAGGACAATTACATCAATTTACTAACACAAGCTCTTTACCTGCAAAGATGTTAGTTTGGGTGACACCAGCTGGATTTGAAAAGTTTATTGCAGAAGTTGGAAGACCAGCGAATCAAGTTATTTCTGTACCACCTCTAAGTCCGGCAGACTTGGAAAAGATCCTCACGACAGCTCCTAAGTATGGTATTGAGATTCTTCCTCCACCTGTTGAACCTGTTTCGTAG
- a CDS encoding peptidoglycan-binding domain-containing protein, which translates to MATVTKTAITNLNDDLQQVQQPTYSSLTVAVLQQLLILEGYGTLPDGTALPVTGNFLDETTTAVKNFQQAIGLSPDGVVGANTWAALVPNY; encoded by the coding sequence ATGGCTACTGTTACTAAAACTGCGATCACCAATCTTAATGATGATCTGCAACAAGTTCAGCAACCTACTTACTCCAGTTTGACAGTTGCCGTTTTACAGCAGCTTTTAATTTTAGAAGGTTATGGTACTTTGCCAGATGGGACAGCCTTACCTGTAACTGGTAATTTTTTGGATGAAACAACTACTGCTGTTAAGAACTTCCAACAAGCAATAGGGCTTTCACCAGATGGCGTTGTCGGCGCAAATACCTGGGCTGCGTTAGTCCCGAATTATTAA
- a CDS encoding DUF2997 domain-containing protein codes for MERSILIHFDNATGEVRVEAEGFEGLSCLSATQPFEEALGVVGEREFKDEAQTQQLRTTNSSQTRLRQ; via the coding sequence ATGGAACGTTCGATATTGATTCATTTTGACAATGCTACAGGTGAAGTTCGAGTAGAAGCGGAAGGATTTGAGGGGCTGAGTTGTTTATCAGCTACGCAACCGTTTGAAGAAGCACTTGGAGTTGTAGGCGAACGGGAGTTTAAGGACGAAGCCCAAACCCAACAACTTCGGACTACGAACAGTAGTCAAACACGCCTGCGTCAGTAA
- a CDS encoding DUF1257 domain-containing protein — MSHFSTVKTKLTNRECLIQALQDLKLNPQVHEIAQPLRGYYGSSQGRSAQIIVSGRTIKARADIGFKWNQDSEVYDVIHDSYETDPRLGQDFFSNKLMLAYGQRMVRAKAIELQELFGECAIAQETNGTLQTLRLTFSGHQQQQQYTRR; from the coding sequence ATGTCGCATTTCTCAACAGTAAAAACCAAGCTCACTAACCGTGAATGTCTGATACAAGCTTTACAGGATTTGAAACTGAATCCGCAAGTACATGAAATAGCACAACCACTGCGAGGTTATTACGGTAGCTCCCAGGGAAGGAGCGCACAAATTATCGTGTCTGGTCGAACGATTAAAGCCCGTGCAGACATCGGATTCAAGTGGAATCAAGATAGTGAGGTGTATGACGTGATACACGACTCCTACGAGACAGACCCGCGTTTAGGACAAGACTTCTTTAGTAACAAGTTAATGCTGGCTTATGGACAACGAATGGTTCGTGCCAAGGCTATCGAACTTCAAGAGCTATTTGGAGAGTGCGCGATCGCACAGGAAACGAATGGCACTCTGCAAACCCTACGCCTTACCTTCAGCGGACATCAGCAACAACAGCAATATACAAGGAGATAA